In Bos indicus x Bos taurus breed Angus x Brahman F1 hybrid chromosome 4, Bos_hybrid_MaternalHap_v2.0, whole genome shotgun sequence, the sequence atcaatatacatatatttattgtcTTTCCAGCTTCTTTCCCACCACTTTATGAAGAGGTGGAGTTCTTGTTCTCTTGGGTTGGtaccatgtcttggctactggaATTCAGGTGTTTGCAGGGAGAAGGAAGTGCCAAACTACATCATCCTCCATGGCTTGCGTGCAGCAAGGATCAGTGTAAAAATataagcagcagcaacaatgctGGGGCAGAAAAAGTAAATGGTAGTGAGGGGACCTGGCAGAtaggggagctgctgctgctgctgctgctaagttgtagccgactctgtgcgaccccacagacggcagcccaccaggctcccccgtccctgggattctccaggcaagaatactggagtgggttgccattgccttctccaagataggaGAACAGAAGCTATTTTCTCTGGTTCCATAAGTATGAAAATTTGGGAGGAGAAATAAGTAAGATAGACAAAATTTGGGAGACCCTCTAGGAAGCATGGCTTAATGCCCCTTCCCTTGAGAGTGAACCGGATGTAGAGACTTACCTCTAAACTAGAATGTCTGGAAAGGGAAGCAGAGTAAGCAGGCAGTGGAGAAACCTGCAGACACTATCTTAGGGCAATCCAGTTTAACAGGACCAATGAATAGTCATGATGACATCATGTACCCCTGATGTGATGAGATAAGAAGGGTGCTTCACCTCTGTTGTACTCTTCCCCAAAGGCATTCAAACCGAATCTAACTGtgaggaaaacatcagacaaactcaGGTGAAGAGACATTTTACAAAATGCCCAAACAGTAACCCTCTAAGCTCTCAAGGTcgtgaaaaacaaggaaagactgagaaacatCATAGACCAGAGGAGACCAACACTATCTGCAATGTGATATCCTGGATTGGATCTTGGAACAGATAAAGAACATGTATGGGAAAACCAGTAAAATTTGGATGAAGTCTGTAGTTTAGTTAACAGTTAAGTGTATGAATGCTGGTTTCCTGGTTTCAACAAATGTATCAGGTTATGTAAGGTATTAACATCAGAAAAGCTGAGAGAAGAGAATATAAGAACTCTACATACTCTCCTTGCAACTTTtctgcaaaataaaattaaaactttatttttgaaaagttacATAAAACCCAGTTACAGAAGGCTGTTCGCATGACAatcacatttttaacattttgggaCTTGTGCTTTTCCAGAGGAAATTTAGGAGATGGAGGTTTTCCCCTCGCAAGATCATGCTAAGAAAAGAGTTGAGCGACAGAGATGGCAGACAGGACGTTCTGGATATCTGCTCATCCAAAGTAAAGTGTCCACAGTCCCGTGCTAGCACTAACCCTCAATGGGATGCAAATCTCTTGACCAGCTCCTTGTAAGGGGAATTTAAAGAGGGGTGCTTGGGGCCACTCACAGAAAGGCACCATGCTTCAAAATCTGACAGGTTTGGGTGTGCCTCCCCGCTCAATCAGTCAGAAGCCATGTTCTTAGACAAGTCAATTAAGCTCTCAGAGCTCCTGGTTCCTCCTAATGAAGAAAGTTTTGAATTTACCTAGCCTGGTTCCTACAAATTAATggcagtatttttctttccttccttggtgatttctctccattttcactcCTGTCAACAAAGTAGGGGAACATCTGAAGTCTGCTGGTATCACAGTACACAGATATAAGAACTGGGATGGTGCTTCTAAAAAGGTGATCAGCTCTACACAATTCCAGAATTTCTGGACAGTAAGAGTGATGATAGGAGACAGGCCTTTAAAAACAGGCAGAGAAGTCAAAGATATAGAGGAACAAGTGGGAGTTAGGTTTTTCTGAGTAATATcaatatatttgattatttcttGAGAGCCCTGAATTCAGGTAATTATATAGTCATTTTCCCAACTATGAAAGCAGCAAACTGAGAcaaataattttctgtatttaaaataggtcagcacaacattataaaacaattatactctaattaaaaaaaaaaaaaatatatatatatatatataataggacttccctggtggctcaaatggtaaagtgtctgtctacaatgtgggagacctgggttcaatccctgggtcagggagatcccttggagaaggaaatggcaactcactccagtactattgcctggaaaatcccatggatggaggagcctggtagactacagtccatgggatcacaaagagtcagacacgactgagcaacttcactttatgtataaaataggtcaGAAAATCATGAAACAAATCATGTCCCTGTGTTTAGACACCTCATTTGCAAGCGCGTTGTACACATATGGAGCCATCACCAGGGCCTCAGTCTCCTTCCTCCTGACATGGAGCTACATTCCTGCCTTTTCCCAGACCCTACCCAGCCCTCAGCCATCATCCAGAGAACAAGCCAGCTGTTCTGACATGAAGTTACTACTGGCATGCCCCAAGAAGACTGACCTTACACCCACCCCAGCCGCTTGGGGAGGTTGGTGTGCAGTCTGTGTCCCTCCCCCTGCTGTGGCCCTTACCCTCTgacccctctccttctccctcccctccctaaTGTCCATTAACTTCTATCACCTACCTGTTGTCAATTTCCATGCCAGGCAAATTCTCACACATCCATggagtttcttttctcctttttttactTAAGGAATCAAACTGGCCAAGGGTCAGTTATCTAACTCCTTAGGGAGTTTTATCAAATTACCACTTCCACCTTCTACTCACTCAGGAAGAACAAGAAGCAAGCATACAAAATTCGAAAGAAAGTCCCCGCTTCTCCAGCACTCTCTGAGAAGCAGTGGGCAGATGAGAGGCTACATCTCCAGCCTGAGCTTATAAAAAAGAACATTATTGGGAAACCTACTCTAAATGCTTTCAGTAAGCTTCAGTTTCACTGGAAAACTCTGGCATTTGAGGCTATCTTAAAATTTACATTCAATTTATGCTTTCAGACACTACTGTCTTCTTCCTCTtaatcccttctttcttttgttagtgttttgttttgttttgttttttaactgaaacAACTAAAAAAAGCTGGTAACAATgatcagggaaacccaaagtCACATGTTTAAGTGAAATCTCAGCAATATAGAGAAACCTTCAAAATACTTGAAAAGGCCAAGAATCTTATTTAGTTCTTCCATGAATTATATCTACCTTCCCACCCTCTTTCTATtggcctgctgctactgctgatgctaagtcgcttcagtcgtgtccgactctgtgcaaccccatagacggcagcccaccaggctcccccgtccctgggattctccaggcaagaacgctggagtgggttgccatttccttctccaatgcatgaaagtgaaaagtgaaagggaagtcgctcagtcgtgtccgactctagcgaccccatgcactgcagcctaccaggctcctccgtccacgggattttccaggcaaaagtactggagtgggttgccatctattgGCCTATTCCTTCCCAAATAGTAGCATTCAAAAGAAATCGTAAAATGGTTTCTTCTTTAATGTTCCTACTTGTTGGTTTAAAAAACATATCTCACACAAATTCCAGGGCCTAAAAATCCAGTATCTACAAGATCCCATAATACTTATTTGGGAAGGAAACTAAGCACCCACAAGATTTCATATCTCCCCTACCTCTCTCAGATAAATAGACAGAtagagataaatagataaatataaattctAGCAGCCTTAGGGTGAGATTTTCAGGTTGGATACATCCAGCTTCAGACATCATTTTGAATACTTTTTTCTTGTCCTAGAAAATAAAGCTTTATAACTGGACATTTTTCTACTCTGTCACTATGTCTTCCCAGTCATCTTGTGACACAGGGGAAATATAAGTGGATTTTAGAATCAGAAGATGAATTGGAGCCTTGGGTCTACCCTCTCCTAGTTTTACTGTTAtgagtcatttattttatctgtttgtacctcagttttcccagTCATATAATGGGCATAATGACACCTACATTACCAAAGAAATTGTGAGGAACCAATAAAATAGCATGTGAAAATGTAGCCCAGAGAATATTTGGACTTGTAGCAGTTAAAAGTTTAGTAACAAATTCCCCAGTTATAGCTACCACAGTGAATATTTCATGATGTTATACAGACATTGTCCTGGTGCCTGCCATTCATTTCAGAAAGTGACTCTTCTCAAGAAAGAGCTTGAAGAAAGAGTCTCAAGGTGAGGGAAGGTTCTAGACTTTCTTCAAATAGCaaaacctaatttaaaaaattcctcatgtatgaaacgagtttccagtccaggttcgatgcacgatactagatgcttggggctagtgcactgggacgacccagaaggatggtatggggagggaggagggaggagggttcaggatggggaacacaagtatacctttggcggattcattttgatatttggcaaaactaatacaattatgtaaagtttaaaaataaaataaaattattaaaaaaaagatttaaaggaaaaaaaaattcctaatacAAAACCAATATATCCAGTCCaaataggaaataaatgaatacaatataAGACAATCAAGAAATGAATTAGCAGAACTTTGTCAATACTAGAAAAAGAATCCAGATAAACTCGAAGAACAGTTATTCACGCAGCCTTTCTTAGTGAGGAAAAATAGAATTTTGACATCAGAAGACCCCATAGCTCCTTTAGATAGATTGACAGACAGATAATTTCttactgtttatattttaaagtatgtagTTTGTTCTGATTATCAAAGAAATATATGTTCATCATAGAAAACTTGGAAACTTGGGAGGGGGGGTGGAATTTCTCAAaactttctgaaagtgaaagtgttggtcactcagttgtgtccgactttttgcaaccccatggactgtagccaccaggctcctctgtccatggaattctccaggcaagaatactggagtgggctgccattcccttttctgggggatcttcgtgacccagggatcgaacctgggtctcctgcattgcaggcagattctttaccatctaagccacgagggaagcaaaacaaaactttctacctaaaaaaattgttgttttcaatttttttgcatatgcattatttatttttatttcatttagtagtATAAGTATTTTACCAGATCATATAAAAATATTCCTTGACTATAAAATGGTAAATAGCTACACATTACTTCATCATAAAGATATATGCTATTGTACATACTTACGGTATAGCATAAGTTATTTGAGTATGGCAATAGAAACATCAAACTATAGAGTGGAAAAGAATGgagatgtttatttttcataaacagTCCTGGAGTTAAGGTAAGGCAGTTCCACAGTGTTAGGAACCAAACAGCCAAGTCTAGGATGAAAATCTGCTCCACTATCCCCAGGCCGTCACCTCATCTGTGATGCAAGATGGCCAATCCCTGTATCAGCGTTCCAGCCCacaggaaaggagaagggggaaaaggaagGCAAGCATCTATTAACACCCATTCTGGGGGCACCACCTAGAAATCATATACACAGCCTCTGCTCATACTGTATTGGCAGAACTCAATCATATGGCAATACCTAATTACAAGAGAAAGCTACCAGAATTCTAAGTAGCTAAAAATTCTGTAACTATGAATTtatgggggaaaagaaaagatgttGGGGTCCATCAGGCTTTCTCCTATTCCTTTAGAGTTCTGATGTCATAGTGTAGCTTAATCACTCTCAGCAATCCTTTATCTCCTAATCTTCAGATTCTAATCTAACAGATATCTCCAAGTTTTGGAGTATAAAATATTGGTTTGGGTAATCTTACTGAATACTCTAGTCAAGATTCTGGTGGCTGGGATGAGAAATATCAGGTAAACTGTAAAATTTGGAGATTTCTTGGGATaatttttaataaggaaaatgttattttaataagaTCATTTTGAGATGTATAAATATTACATATCctgtaaacacacaaaaaaaactatataaattaCTATTTCCCAAATCCCATTTCAAAACATCAGTATTTCAACTTCAGATTTCTATTCCTCTGTAGCCACAGTCCTGCTgtttcaaacaaacaaataaacagaaagcgCAACATTCTGGAGAATTATGCCGTGCCCATAAAATTCAGTACATAAATTCAAACAGAGATGACAGAAGTTCACCAAAGGTCAGGTGTTTCCACCACCAGTCCAGTGACTCCTCTCAGCTTTCTACTGAAGTGCATATCATGATAGGGTCAAATCTTTTGTAATGTGGCACTCAGAATGTGTTGATTTCACTCTTTGGCATATGCTTCTGAACTTGGCTTCCCAGATTTGAAGATCCTTAAAGGCATCCTGGATTGGGCTTCTTTAATGCTGGTCACTTCCCTCCACCCATCAATTCTGGCCCTTCCCTTTTTTCCAGAACAAAAGTAGAAATTCAGTCCTGGCAGTTACTGTCCCTCAGCAAGTTGAGGATCCTTTTTTCTACATCTAACATAATGTACACCTATCTCctttgatgtttctctttcctctcttgtctctctgaaactttcccttcctctttttctcacTGTACCCTCTTTTTATGCCTAAGCCAGTTGAGTGGCTCCCGATGACCATTTACCCATTGCTGATCCCTTACTCAGGGTTCCTCAGCTAAACTTCAAAAATTTAACTAATGAAGTGACCTCTAATATATTGCTTAATTTGGGGGAACTACCCATTACACTTCAGTAGCCAGTGGAACAGTGTGGTGAATTCCATGATCCAGGGATGTGATGCCCATGCAAAACACACGATAAGCAATGCCTCCAACAAGTTCCTTATAGAAAGTGCCTGATTTTAGAATATTACTAAACAATATATTGTAGAATTAACTGAAATACAGGCACTTGAAGGTTTATGGAGTCAGATCAGTAATTACAAAAATGAATTTCTCAGATCATTGGGAAAACTACCAACAAAGAAAATCTTGCTCCCCCTGAGGTGACTTTAGCACCATTTATTATTGAAATCCCACTATTTACTGAAACAAAGAatattctttgcttttgttttcagtttagGATGTGTGAGAATAATAAGAAGAGAATGTCCTGGAGGGTAAATGGTGGACATAATAACATAAATAGACTTGGTTCTCAAATCCATCCCTATAGAAGGAGGGAGATAATGGACCAGGGTAGCAACTGAATATGGAATGTAGAGTACGAGGAAACAGATCATCAGCTTCATAGCACCCACATGAGCTTCAGTCTGGGGATTCCAAAGAACAGTGGCACTTCTCTGCATCTTCTGTATATGTCTCTTCAAGGAATTGATTAACAAAGAAGCAGAAGTCACATTAATGATGAATTGGAGAAATGAGCTCAAGACCAAAGGAGTCACCAAAGACAAGAGTCCCTCATTGATGTCAAATACTGTGCCATTTCTCATAGTCACAAATTCAAGAGAGGGTGCCAACTGTCTGAGCATAACATACAGGAGAGTGGTGAAGACAGAAAGCAGCATACAGACCAGCAGCAGCCGGGGCATCTTGGTGGAGAGATTTCGTTTCAGCAGGAGAAACACTGAGTGTTGGTAGTTAGCAATCTTCACACAATACAAGACGTTGAGCAAGGTTACAAACCAAAGACTACTACAGTCCAAAAACATCCAACATGACAGAAAAAAATAGGATAAGGAGACTGACCTTTCCACATTTGGAGAGATGATGACAACAATATTCAGTAACAGTATAAAAAATCTGGTGATGCCCAAACTGAACAGGAGTCTGTCAGAAGAAGAGATCCTGTGGCTTTTGATGCAAGTCTTGTAACTGACCACTACAATGAAGAGATTCACAATGAGTCCTACAAAAGTTAAAATTTCAGAGACAacgacagaagaaaaaaagactatcCGAAGCATCTTTACTCATTGAGGACTCAGGAGATGTGGTGCTGATGCTGGGAGCAGGGAAAATATTGTAATGTACAAATAGGCACCAGTACCAAGCCAGAAAAgatatttcctattttaatttCCCCACTGTGGCAAATGAACCATTAGTGGTCTAAGAGCCAGCTGCTTTTACTGAGATGCAAATCTTCCAAGGATTGTATTACTATTTCTTCATTCATATCCTGTTTTCCTTAGAAATGCCGAATTAAAACCAACAAAGTGAACCTGGGAGTCCACTTCTCTGGGAGAAGGAAAGCTAGAAGGAAAAATTACAGCAGACTCCAAGGTTATCAAAAGCAAATGACTGAATTCTGGTCCAGCATGTCTGGACTTCTCCTCATTGCAACCTCAGAATATGGTGGGAATTCCCATGCCTCGCtcctgcacacacgcacacacacacacacacacacacacacacacacacacacaaccacggGTGGCCACATCAAACAGGCAACACAGAGTGAGCAAACAAGGCAACAATTAAAGGAAAGGTTGTATCAGAGCAGATATTCCCACTTAACTATCTACAAAATTGATTATTACATTGAAGTAATTATGTTGAAATATTATACCTACCACATTTAAACAGAATAAACAATATAGAGTAAGATACAAGAATTACATCTTAATTGtatcaccagctccaggagttggtgagggacagggaagtgtggcatgcggcagtccatggggccacaaagagttggacacgactgagcaactgaactgaactcataagAATTAACGTTCAATACTTGAAAACCAAGGTTTGTAGTTATAAATCAAAAACATAGAGTGGATtcacaaacacaaaaacaagagAACTCAAGCATGATACAAAGAAAAAACCTtcaaaccacaaaagaaaaaacaaaaaagaaaaagaaatacaaagaaatacaaaatcaactGGAAAACAAGGTTTAAAGCAGCAATAAATACATATCTATCAATTGTTtttgttcactcagtcatttcagactctttgcaaccctgtggactgcagcacaccaagctttcctgtccttcaatatctcttggagtttgctcaaactcatgtccattgattgagtcaatgatgccatccaaccatctcatcctctgtcgccccctacTCCTCTTCCCCTTAATCTTCCATagcatcaggatctcttccaatgagttggctctgcacaacaggtggccaaagactggagcttcagcatcagtccttccaatgaatattcagggttgatttcctttaggattgactggtttgatctccttgctgtccaaggaacgctcaagagtcttctccagcaccacagctcaaaagcatcaattctttggcattcaactttctttatggtccaactctcacatccatatatgactactggaaaaaccatagctttgactatatgacctttgtcagcaaagggatgtctctgcttttgaatacactgtctaggtttgtcacagctcttcttccaaggagcaagcatctttttatttcatggctctagtgattttggagctcaagaaaaaaaagtctgtgacagttttcatttcttccccatttatttgtcatgaagtgacgggaccagatgccatgatctttgttttttgaatgttgacttttaagacagttttttcactctcctctttcaccttcatcaaaaggctctttagttcctcttcactttttgccattaaggTGCTATTATCAGTacatctgaggctgttgatatttctcccagcaaccatGATTCCCACTTgagcttcacccagcccagcatttcgcatgatgtattctgcaataagtcaaataagcagggtgacaatatatagccttgacatgctgctttcccaattttgaaccagtttgttattccatgtccagttctgatgtttcttgacctacatacaggtttctcaggaggcaggtaaggtggtctggtattcccatctctttaagaatttttcatagtttgtcgtgatccacacaaaggttttagcatagtcagcgaagcagaaatagatgtttttctgaattcccttgttttctctgtgatccaatgaattcttgcaacttgatctctggttcctctgcctttattaaatccagcttgtaaatctggatttctcagttcacatactgctgaggcctagcttaaaggattttgagcataacctagctaacatgtgaaatgagtgcaattgtatggtagctggaacattctttggcattgcccttctttgggattggaatgaaaactgatcttttccacttctgtggccaatgctgagtttctaaattttctggcatattaagtacagcactttaacagcatcctcttttaggactgtaaatagctcatctggaattccatcacctccactagcattgttcataataatgcttcctaaggcccacttgacttccactccaggatgtctggctccaagtgagtgaccacaccactgtggttatctgggtcattaagatcttttttgcatagttcttctgtgtattcttggtaCGTCTTCtcaatgtcttctgcttctgttaggtccttgccatttctgacctttatcgtGCCcacccttgcatgaaatgttcccttgatatctccaattttcttgaagagatctctagtctttcccattctattgctttcctctatttctttgcatttcacctaagaaggctttcttctctctccttgctattctttggaactctgcatttggttGGGTatatccttctctttctcccttgccttttgcttctcttcttttctcagctatttgtaaagcttcctcagacaatcactttgccttcttgcatttctttttcttggggatggttttagtaCATAGTGTACAGGACACCAtgtcctgtacagtgttatgaacctccatccatagttcttcaggcctcTGTCTGCCTGATCTGATCTCTtcaatctattcatcacctctactgtgtaatcataaggtatttgatttaggt encodes:
- the TAS2R4 gene encoding taste receptor type 2 member 4, with product MLRIVFFSSVVVSEILTFVGLIVNLFIVVVSYKTCIKSHRISSSDRLLFSLGITRFFILLLNIVVIISPNVERSVSLSYFFLSCWMFLDCSSLWFVTLLNVLYCVKIANYQHSVFLLLKRNLSTKMPRLLLVCMLLSVFTTLLYVMLRQLAPSLEFVTMRNGTVFDINEGLLSLVTPLVLSSFLQFIINVTSASLLINSLKRHIQKMQRSATVLWNPQTEAHVGAMKLMICFLVLYIPYSVATLVHYLPPSIGMDLRTKSIYVIMSTIYPPGHSLLIILTHPKLKTKAKNILCFSK